A genomic segment from Vagococcus zengguangii encodes:
- the yajC gene encoding preprotein translocase subunit YajC — translation MGGILMLIVFGGVMYFMTSKQKKQVKEHQEKLNSIQPGDKVVTIGGLHGVVADAKTSETGKTVLLDCEGIFLEFERSAIKTIVPGAGLTTEESPVEAEVTEVSEIIETPTEEVVTEVENVIEASQDETKA, via the coding sequence ATGGGCGGAATATTAATGTTAATCGTTTTTGGGGGCGTGATGTACTTCATGACGAGTAAACAAAAGAAACAAGTTAAAGAGCATCAAGAAAAATTAAATAGCATTCAACCAGGTGACAAAGTTGTCACAATTGGTGGATTACATGGTGTAGTGGCTGATGCAAAAACATCAGAAACAGGTAAAACTGTTTTATTAGATTGCGAAGGTATTTTCTTAGAGTTTGAACGTTCAGCAATTAAAACAATCGTACCAGGTGCAGGTTTAACAACCGAAGAATCACCAGTTGAAGCTGAAGTGACAGAAGTTTCGGAAATTATCGAGACGCCTACTGAGGAAGTAGTTACAGAAGTAGAAAACGTGATTGAAGCGTCTCAAGACGAAACAAAAGCGTAA